The following are encoded together in the Bacteroidota bacterium genome:
- a CDS encoding enoyl-CoA hydratase-related protein gives MKKLMRKSTLEALDLGTVADIFNTGKLPVSLEEIVDKVFGDKHNRGAMVISGAGGIVGAGKVMQFASRLMEMNVPIIALDLPGAPDGIARQYKGLQASFGTEGANQIMKNIVKLNYDGNTLPESLKQYNPKFLLEAIPEKLELKKAHYDLFKNEYPNIHIWSVTSGFPSKELGVGIAHPAFPHEINKVFEIVESKPSAHTHLLWAMGLIPMQVSDDWSFVLDVFFCGLLQASIQFCNRTNTPYWKTDKYIRQIMGPNPFRAHDVIGAKGSNFLTWSCLYHLGKEYGALFEPTAELTERKESGLNWYPANHFRPLVGWQMDEEQSEELKSIVYGALIQMTTIMLHEKRADLATMNAIGELCAQFTNGLPAFIRRIGTEKALEYVKKYHALEPNAAKTKWYPETLQNLNSPEWQQLYVNAEHDGTNGYICISRESYNYDVNAELNRAIDWLHKEGIHKVVLTSDFHFSTQMVGADTTEFFPAVTDSNIGEKISADWSKTARRLYHEFEISIGFVNGKRCMGGMLELMMHCQYLIAPTQVKFAMPEVTLPVIPGMEGCHWVFRKTSKDEHSVMLDMLMHGKQVNAQQAQGFLVDYTGSLQECLVMTKNILAKGDAALTKRSVVKEAMPHIASEIEKVNWSDNPLIQSAQKEIADCIIAACSANMEDALQVQAKVSAKFMSGQLFRKGKIGLEYDKMINN, from the coding sequence ATGAAGAAATTAATGAGAAAATCAACGCTGGAAGCCCTTGACTTAGGAACTGTTGCAGATATTTTTAATACAGGCAAACTACCGGTTTCTTTGGAAGAAATTGTAGATAAGGTTTTTGGTGATAAACATAATCGCGGTGCAATGGTAATTTCGGGTGCAGGTGGCATTGTGGGTGCCGGCAAAGTGATGCAATTTGCTTCGCGATTGATGGAAATGAATGTGCCAATCATCGCGCTGGATTTGCCGGGTGCGCCCGATGGAATAGCCCGACAATACAAGGGTTTGCAAGCCTCTTTTGGGACAGAAGGCGCAAATCAAATTATGAAGAATATTGTAAAGTTGAATTATGACGGCAATACACTGCCCGAATCTTTAAAGCAATACAATCCTAAGTTTCTGTTAGAAGCCATTCCTGAAAAGTTAGAACTCAAAAAAGCACATTATGATTTGTTCAAAAATGAATACCCCAATATTCATATATGGTCTGTAACTTCAGGATTCCCGTCCAAAGAGCTGGGAGTGGGCATTGCACATCCCGCTTTTCCGCATGAAATCAACAAAGTTTTTGAAATAGTAGAATCCAAACCCTCTGCACATACGCATCTTTTGTGGGCAATGGGCTTAATTCCAATGCAGGTCAGCGATGATTGGTCATTTGTGCTGGATGTGTTTTTCTGCGGATTACTTCAAGCAAGTATTCAGTTTTGCAATCGGACCAATACTCCTTATTGGAAAACGGATAAATATATACGCCAAATTATGGGACCTAATCCCTTCAGAGCACATGACGTGATTGGTGCAAAGGGTTCTAATTTCCTTACCTGGTCTTGTTTGTATCATTTAGGAAAAGAGTACGGAGCTTTGTTTGAACCAACTGCAGAACTGACAGAAAGAAAAGAAAGTGGGCTCAATTGGTATCCCGCCAATCATTTCCGTCCTCTTGTGGGCTGGCAAATGGATGAAGAGCAGTCAGAAGAATTGAAATCTATTGTGTATGGTGCGTTGATTCAAATGACTACAATCATGTTGCATGAGAAGCGTGCTGATTTGGCTACTATGAATGCAATAGGCGAGTTGTGTGCTCAGTTTACCAATGGATTGCCCGCCTTTATCCGCAGAATTGGAACTGAGAAAGCATTAGAATATGTGAAAAAATACCATGCTCTTGAACCCAATGCCGCAAAAACAAAATGGTACCCGGAAACATTGCAAAATTTGAATTCTCCGGAATGGCAGCAGTTATATGTGAATGCGGAACATGATGGAACCAACGGCTATATCTGCATAAGCAGAGAAAGTTATAATTATGATGTCAATGCGGAACTCAATCGCGCTATTGACTGGCTGCACAAAGAAGGCATCCACAAAGTTGTACTCACATCTGATTTTCATTTTTCAACTCAAATGGTAGGAGCGGATACAACAGAATTTTTTCCGGCTGTAACGGATAGTAATATCGGTGAGAAAATTTCTGCAGATTGGTCAAAAACTGCCAGAAGATTATACCATGAATTTGAAATTTCAATAGGTTTTGTCAATGGCAAAAGATGCATGGGCGGGATGCTCGAATTGATGATGCATTGTCAATACTTGATAGCTCCCACACAAGTTAAGTTTGCAATGCCCGAAGTAACACTGCCGGTTATTCCCGGTATGGAAGGCTGTCATTGGGTGTTTCGCAAAACAAGTAAAGATGAACATTCCGTGATGCTCGATATGCTGATGCATGGGAAGCAAGTAAATGCTCAACAAGCACAAGGATTTTTGGTAGATTATACAGGTTCGCTCCAAGAATGCCTTGTCATGACAAAGAATATCCTTGCTAAAGGCGATGCAGCATTGACAAAACGCTCTGTTGTGAAAGAAGCAATGCCTCATATTGCTTCTGAAATCGAAAAAGTTAATTGGTCAGACAATCCCCTGATTCAATCTGCTCAAAAAGAAATTGCAGATTGCATCATTGCTGCTTGTTCCGCAAATATGGAAGATGCCTTACAGGTTCAGGCAAAGGTGTCGGCAAAATTTATGTCAGGACAGCTGTTCCGCAAAGGGAAAATAGGTCTTGAATATGATAAAATGATAAATAATTAG
- the oah gene encoding 6-oxocyclohex-1-ene-1-carbonyl-CoA hydratase, whose product MEALKNHNIVENYSYTDIIYEKRPCLDADNSLVQGLYNAWIIINNPKQYNSYTTKAVKEIILAFGEASNDRSVVAVVFTGAEDKAFCTGGNTKEYAEYYAGNPQEYSQYMRLFNDMVSAIMKCEKPVISRVNGMRIGGGQEIGMACDFTVASDLARFGQAGPKHGSAAIGGATDFLHLYVGVERAMYSLSLCEPWTAHQALNYGMITDIAPALKVEGKFIPNPLVNIEKYADEYGRVIFGAMKTGEAFAKGKELMAKGEVDLSKLDELVNRLIAKLLYTFPNCLHKTLSEVRKKKLEHWDKNKESSREWLALNMMSEAKAGFRAFNYGPKDNREVDFIKLRQLLAQGHEWNEDLHRVISPQFKTENR is encoded by the coding sequence ATGGAAGCATTAAAAAATCATAATATTGTAGAAAACTATAGCTACACAGACATTATTTACGAAAAACGTCCTTGTTTGGATGCGGACAATTCACTGGTACAAGGATTGTACAACGCCTGGATTATCATTAATAATCCTAAACAGTATAATTCATATACAACCAAAGCAGTCAAGGAAATTATCCTAGCTTTTGGTGAAGCCTCAAACGACCGTAGTGTTGTAGCTGTTGTTTTTACCGGTGCAGAGGACAAAGCATTTTGTACGGGTGGTAACACCAAAGAATATGCAGAATACTATGCCGGAAATCCGCAGGAATATTCACAGTATATGCGCTTGTTCAACGACATGGTTTCTGCCATCATGAAGTGCGAAAAACCGGTTATTTCTAGGGTAAACGGAATGCGAATTGGTGGAGGACAAGAAATTGGAATGGCTTGCGATTTCACGGTAGCCAGCGATTTGGCTCGATTTGGTCAGGCAGGTCCCAAGCATGGAAGTGCTGCTATTGGTGGGGCTACTGACTTTTTGCATCTTTATGTGGGTGTAGAAAGAGCGATGTATTCACTTTCGTTGTGCGAACCTTGGACAGCACATCAAGCCCTTAATTATGGGATGATTACTGATATTGCCCCCGCATTGAAAGTGGAAGGTAAGTTTATTCCAAACCCATTGGTGAATATTGAAAAATATGCGGATGAGTATGGCAGGGTGATTTTTGGTGCAATGAAAACAGGAGAGGCATTTGCCAAAGGAAAAGAATTGATGGCAAAAGGCGAAGTGGATTTGTCTAAATTAGATGAATTGGTAAATCGTTTGATTGCAAAGCTTTTATATACTTTCCCAAATTGCTTGCATAAAACGCTGTCGGAGGTACGCAAGAAAAAATTAGAACATTGGGATAAAAATAAGGAAAGCAGTCGGGAATGGCTGGCGCTTAATATGATGTCTGAAGCCAAAGCCGGATTTAGGGCGTTTAATTACGGACCTAAAGATAACAGAGAAGTTGACTTTATTAAACTACGTCAGTTGTTGGCGCAAGGTCATGAATGGAATGAAGACCTCCACCGTGTCATTTCACCTCAATTTAAAACAGAAAACAGATAG
- a CDS encoding thiolase family protein produces MKQANKLTQEARIPYGTWGSSYFPAWQSSPLAEVNIGQFAGEAMARILSKRKVSTSHLDYLMIGSTVPWHFKFWNATVVANCMGRRIPGFHVEQACATGLQAVVLAAMQVQSGASEVVGVLTFDRTSDSPASVFPERRAYRRTEVISDVWDNFGFDPSTEKAMITSAGNVARKYKIDRKEIDELTAYRYHQYFQGKEKGFLDRVTMPLEVLNVQGKSMGVISEDLGVRKISLDTLRAMKDLDTCVTSGTQTHAADGMATLLVTSAEKAKAISTRPEINISFVAKTEVRVLPSSMPEAPAIAVKKLLSQTGLNMDDMVVVKDHNPFAINDAVFAKVMNYDWHKMNNNGSPLVWGHPQGPTLTRVIIEALEEAVDLGGGYVLVFGCAAGDVGIASIFKVN; encoded by the coding sequence ATGAAGCAAGCGAATAAATTAACACAAGAAGCACGAATACCCTATGGAACATGGGGCAGTAGCTATTTCCCTGCATGGCAGAGTTCACCTTTGGCAGAGGTCAATATAGGACAGTTTGCAGGCGAAGCAATGGCGCGCATCTTATCTAAGAGAAAGGTTTCGACTTCGCATTTAGATTACCTGATGATAGGTTCAACCGTTCCTTGGCATTTCAAATTTTGGAATGCAACTGTTGTGGCTAATTGTATGGGAAGAAGAATACCGGGTTTTCATGTGGAGCAGGCTTGTGCAACAGGGTTGCAAGCAGTTGTTTTGGCTGCAATGCAGGTGCAATCCGGTGCAAGTGAAGTGGTGGGAGTGTTGACATTCGACCGAACAAGTGATTCGCCAGCTAGTGTTTTCCCCGAAAGAAGAGCCTATCGCAGAACTGAAGTCATCAGTGATGTATGGGATAATTTTGGCTTTGACCCTTCTACTGAAAAAGCCATGATTACTTCTGCCGGCAATGTGGCAAGAAAATATAAAATTGATAGAAAAGAAATTGATGAACTGACCGCATACCGTTACCATCAATATTTTCAAGGTAAAGAAAAAGGTTTTCTTGATAGAGTTACCATGCCTTTAGAGGTGTTAAATGTTCAAGGTAAGTCAATGGGGGTAATTAGCGAGGACCTTGGAGTCAGGAAAATTTCTTTGGATACCCTGCGTGCCATGAAAGACCTTGATACTTGTGTTACAAGCGGAACTCAAACACATGCGGCAGACGGCATGGCTACTTTGTTAGTTACTTCTGCCGAAAAAGCAAAAGCAATCAGCACAAGGCCGGAAATCAATATCAGTTTTGTTGCAAAAACCGAAGTGCGCGTATTGCCTTCTTCCATGCCTGAAGCTCCTGCAATAGCTGTAAAAAAATTGTTATCACAAACCGGTTTGAACATGGATGATATGGTTGTGGTAAAAGACCATAATCCCTTTGCAATCAATGATGCTGTATTTGCGAAAGTGATGAACTACGATTGGCATAAAATGAACAATAACGGCAGTCCTTTGGTTTGGGGACATCCCCAAGGTCCAACACTTACCAGAGTAATCATCGAAGCCTTAGAGGAAGCAGTGGATTTGGGGGGAGGTTATGTGTTGGTTTTTGGTTGTGCTGCCGGAGATGTGGGAATAGCTTCAATTTTTAAAGTAAACTGA
- the had gene encoding 6-hydroxycyclohex-1-ene-1-carbonyl-CoA dehydrogenase: protein MEAIKQWQMTALKADFILVKSPMPTVKEDEGLVKVAGCGVCHTDLSFWHDGVRTKKEMPLTLGHEISGTVMEGPVHLKGKNVIIPAVLPCGDCELCNKGRSNICQNQLMPGNDFHGGFASHIVVPYKYLCPVPDAVLQKYKLEELSVIADAISTPYQVVKKSELTSGDLAICIGVGGVGVYGALIAKIMGAKVLAIDINDEKLAQVKNNGVHSTLNTKGMDMKEIKAKVREIAQELGAPKYGWKIFEFSGTTAGQDLAFNLITYTSTLSIVGFTMNKLEVRLSNLMAFDAKLIGTWGCKPELYAEVVELITSGKLDIKDFVQIFPMSKINEVFQNTLSHKYTKRTVLIPDFN, encoded by the coding sequence ATGGAAGCAATCAAACAATGGCAAATGACAGCACTTAAAGCTGATTTTATTTTGGTAAAATCTCCTATGCCTACCGTAAAAGAAGATGAAGGATTGGTTAAAGTAGCCGGTTGCGGGGTCTGTCATACGGATTTGAGCTTTTGGCACGATGGCGTAAGAACCAAAAAAGAAATGCCATTGACTTTAGGACACGAAATCAGCGGTACAGTCATGGAAGGTCCTGTACATCTAAAAGGAAAAAATGTGATTATTCCTGCAGTATTGCCATGCGGAGACTGTGAATTATGCAACAAAGGCAGAAGTAATATTTGTCAAAATCAGTTAATGCCGGGTAATGATTTTCATGGTGGTTTTGCATCACATATTGTGGTACCGTATAAATACCTATGCCCTGTGCCTGATGCGGTGCTTCAGAAATATAAGTTGGAAGAACTGTCCGTAATTGCAGATGCAATTTCGACTCCTTACCAAGTTGTGAAAAAGTCGGAATTAACAAGCGGAGATTTGGCAATTTGTATTGGTGTGGGCGGTGTGGGTGTATATGGAGCATTGATTGCTAAGATAATGGGTGCTAAAGTGCTTGCGATTGATATTAATGATGAAAAGTTAGCACAAGTAAAAAACAATGGTGTCCATTCTACTCTCAACACCAAGGGTATGGACATGAAAGAAATAAAAGCCAAGGTTAGGGAAATCGCTCAGGAATTAGGTGCGCCCAAATACGGTTGGAAAATTTTTGAATTTTCAGGTACTACTGCCGGTCAGGATTTAGCCTTTAACCTCATCACTTATACATCCACTTTGAGTATCGTGGGCTTTACCATGAATAAGTTAGAAGTGCGATTGAGCAACTTGATGGCTTTTGATGCTAAACTCATTGGTACATGGGGTTGCAAACCGGAACTATATGCTGAAGTAGTAGAGCTGATTACAAGTGGAAAATTGGATATCAAAGACTTTGTTCAGATTTTCCCTATGAGCAAAATCAACGAAGTTTTTCAAAACACATTATCTCATAAATACACCAAGCGAACCGTATTGATTCCGGATTTTAATTAA
- a CDS encoding 2-dehydropantoate 2-reductase, with protein MSNNKQIKVGIIGLGPVGGILAVKLQQAGCEVALCIRNEVKRNKIINEGIILENVFQDKARFNHVFENVDDFVNLDLDYLIFAVKTYHVPDLLKSTSALITEKLTVVAAQNGIDTEHLYTSTFGDGKVLRMVVNFAGNQINPNTIKVSFFTPPNYLGSINDNRRAQADELAQILTSVNVTTEAVSAFDLVKKVWHKTILNSSLSALCGVGRLTMAEAMSDPDTVELIEQTISEAVGVAETEKIRFDDNFIRECMRYLKKGGDHFPSLALDLINGKETEIEFFNGKIVEYGRKHYVRASLNLSFTNMVNAMTNKNIISRMPGITTDISRKILNKGLTINPESLNQYKKSDCFLGIDLGSAYTKFTVIDDKGQALFRYFLPTLNNDKQAFKNVMQSISTNFNIVMSCATGYGRKHFTMSDIVKTEINCAAAGVSLACPGEKNIIDIGGEDIKIIRCDKDDNVQNFYMNDKCAAGTGAFLSEIAERASINIAEMSTLASLSNYEKELNSFCTVFAKTEIMNWIFDGMSLEDISRGVYNSIANKIAKMRIDPGIPTYMIGGVIAHHPYLKQILSEKFDLKINIIEAPQFVVSYGAAVIAAKTFAKKGKNEPEPAEAEN; from the coding sequence ATGAGCAATAACAAGCAAATAAAAGTGGGCATTATTGGGTTGGGCCCGGTGGGGGGGATTCTTGCCGTGAAACTTCAACAGGCCGGTTGCGAAGTGGCTCTGTGCATTAGAAATGAAGTAAAACGGAATAAAATTATTAATGAGGGTATAATTCTCGAAAATGTGTTTCAAGATAAGGCACGCTTTAACCATGTTTTTGAGAATGTTGATGATTTTGTAAACCTCGATTTGGACTATTTAATTTTTGCTGTCAAGACTTATCATGTGCCGGATTTGCTCAAATCAACGTCTGCTTTAATTACCGAAAAACTGACTGTTGTTGCTGCACAGAACGGAATAGACACTGAACATCTTTATACTTCCACTTTTGGTGATGGAAAGGTTTTGCGAATGGTTGTAAACTTTGCCGGGAACCAAATAAATCCCAATACAATTAAGGTCAGTTTCTTTACACCGCCCAACTATTTAGGTTCTATCAATGACAATAGAAGGGCACAAGCAGATGAATTGGCTCAAATTCTCACATCTGTGAATGTAACAACCGAAGCTGTTTCAGCTTTTGATTTAGTGAAAAAAGTATGGCACAAAACCATTCTCAATTCTTCGCTCAGCGCCCTTTGTGGTGTGGGCAGGCTGACTATGGCGGAAGCAATGTCAGACCCCGATACGGTTGAATTGATTGAGCAAACTATCAGCGAAGCAGTAGGAGTTGCCGAAACTGAAAAAATCCGTTTTGACGATAATTTTATAAGGGAATGTATGCGCTATCTCAAAAAAGGGGGAGATCACTTCCCTTCTTTAGCGCTTGATTTAATTAATGGAAAGGAAACTGAAATTGAGTTTTTTAATGGAAAGATTGTAGAATATGGACGCAAACACTACGTGCGTGCTTCATTAAACTTGTCTTTTACCAATATGGTAAATGCCATGACAAACAAAAATATCATTTCGCGCATGCCCGGAATTACAACCGACATAAGCCGCAAAATTTTGAACAAAGGTTTGACTATTAATCCCGAATCGCTGAATCAATACAAAAAATCAGATTGCTTCTTGGGTATTGACTTGGGTTCAGCCTACACTAAGTTTACGGTTATTGATGACAAAGGACAAGCATTATTCAGATATTTCCTGCCCACATTAAACAATGATAAACAGGCATTCAAAAATGTAATGCAGTCTATTAGTACAAATTTTAATATCGTCATGAGTTGTGCAACAGGCTATGGGCGCAAACATTTTACAATGTCTGATATTGTCAAAACAGAGATTAATTGCGCAGCAGCCGGTGTTTCTTTGGCTTGTCCGGGAGAGAAAAACATCATTGATATTGGCGGGGAAGACATCAAAATTATTCGTTGTGATAAGGACGACAATGTACAGAACTTTTATATGAATGATAAGTGTGCTGCAGGAACTGGAGCTTTCCTTTCAGAAATTGCAGAACGAGCTTCTATCAATATTGCTGAAATGAGTACGCTGGCTTCTCTTTCCAACTATGAAAAAGAACTGAATAGCTTCTGTACTGTGTTTGCAAAGACAGAAATCATGAATTGGATTTTTGACGGAATGTCACTCGAGGATATATCGCGAGGTGTCTATAATTCTATTGCCAACAAGATTGCCAAAATGCGTATCGATCCCGGTATTCCAACTTATATGATTGGCGGAGTGATAGCGCATCATCCTTATCTGAAGCAGATTTTGAGCGAAAAGTTTGATTTGAAAATAAATATTATTGAAGCTCCTCAATTTGTGGTTTCCTATGGTGCGGCAGTAATTGCAGCAAAGACGTTTGCCAAAAAGGGAAAAAATGAACCCGAACCGGCTGAAGCAGAGAATTAA
- a CDS encoding enoyl-CoA hydratase-related protein, whose amino-acid sequence MEKVNLTYSHHGSVANLVLNDGKGNVLDNIMMLELLDCFKEFEQNKNLKLIVFQGEGKHFSFGASVEEHTREFAEMMLKTFHEMFFTLSKLSIPTMAKISGQCLGGGMELAIFCNFLFADKTAKMGQPEIVLGVFPPPASIILPEKIGLSRAEELLLSGRSIDAEEGFRIGLIHKVFDDKEALNASTEEWIEKNIVPKSASSLRFGVKASRAKFNHVLNNFLPQLEQLYTRQLMATGDANEGIQAFLEKRQPAWTNE is encoded by the coding sequence ATGGAAAAAGTAAATCTAACTTATTCGCATCATGGTTCTGTTGCTAATCTTGTTTTAAATGATGGTAAGGGCAATGTGTTAGACAATATTATGATGTTGGAATTATTGGATTGTTTCAAAGAATTTGAACAAAACAAAAATCTAAAACTGATTGTTTTTCAAGGCGAAGGCAAGCATTTTTCGTTTGGTGCAAGCGTGGAAGAACATACCCGAGAATTTGCAGAAATGATGTTGAAGACTTTTCACGAAATGTTTTTTACTCTTTCAAAATTGTCAATCCCTACAATGGCAAAGATTTCAGGACAATGTTTGGGTGGAGGAATGGAATTGGCAATTTTTTGTAATTTTTTGTTTGCAGACAAAACAGCCAAGATGGGGCAGCCCGAAATTGTCTTAGGTGTATTTCCACCCCCGGCATCCATTATCCTTCCCGAAAAAATTGGGCTGTCAAGAGCAGAAGAATTGTTGTTGTCCGGTAGAAGCATAGACGCAGAGGAGGGGTTTCGCATTGGCTTAATACACAAAGTATTTGATGACAAAGAAGCTCTTAATGCTTCAACGGAGGAATGGATAGAGAAGAACATAGTGCCCAAGAGTGCATCATCGCTACGGTTTGGTGTAAAAGCTTCAAGGGCGAAATTCAATCATGTATTGAATAATTTTTTACCTCAATTAGAACAACTTTATACACGTCAGTTGATGGCAACCGGAGATGCTAATGAGGGTATTCAGGCATTTTTAGAAAAACGTCAACCGGCTTGGACAAACGAATAA
- a CDS encoding 2-hydroxyacyl-CoA dehydratase family protein has product MYIIKSTEKMKAIMGNYFRSLENGEKKVAWCTSVGPAELLRSFGFEVYFPENHGALLGATRTAMDVIPEAVKMGYSGHVCSYTTADIGSYLRNDTPLKKHYGMKGHPKPDLIAFNTNQCREVQDWFYFFAKEFNCPVVGITPPRYLEEVTQKEVDLVVEQFKSMIPICEQVSGQKFDEAKFKETVRLSKEATLLWQKVLKTSTAMNAPISFFDGTIHMGPIVVLRGTQIAKDYYTELLAELEENVKNNEGFLPKARTRIFWEGMPIWGKLRMLSDLFTSNGAAVVASTYCSSWVFDKFDENDPWNSTARAYTEIFINRGEKAKMRMLSDWFKEYRIDGIIYHDSKTCFNNSNAKFGMPQRLKDITGVPALVIEGDLCDLRFFSEGQSITKIETFLEQLEENIVLK; this is encoded by the coding sequence ATGTACATAATCAAATCAACAGAGAAAATGAAGGCTATCATGGGCAACTATTTCCGCTCGCTTGAAAATGGCGAGAAGAAGGTTGCTTGGTGCACCAGTGTGGGACCAGCCGAACTTTTACGTTCTTTTGGATTTGAAGTGTATTTTCCTGAAAATCACGGAGCCTTATTGGGCGCAACCCGCACGGCTATGGATGTAATTCCGGAAGCCGTTAAAATGGGATATTCAGGTCATGTCTGCTCTTACACTACTGCCGATATTGGTTCGTATTTGAGAAATGATACACCCCTGAAAAAGCACTATGGTATGAAAGGTCATCCCAAACCGGACCTTATTGCTTTCAACACCAATCAATGTAGAGAAGTACAGGATTGGTTCTATTTTTTTGCCAAAGAATTTAATTGTCCGGTTGTAGGGATTACACCCCCTCGCTATTTGGAAGAAGTTACTCAAAAGGAAGTGGATTTGGTAGTTGAGCAATTCAAATCCATGATTCCTATTTGCGAGCAAGTGAGCGGACAAAAATTTGATGAAGCAAAGTTCAAAGAAACGGTGCGTTTGAGCAAAGAGGCTACTTTGTTGTGGCAAAAAGTGCTCAAAACCTCAACTGCCATGAATGCTCCAATCAGCTTTTTTGATGGTACTATCCATATGGGACCTATTGTTGTACTGCGAGGTACACAGATTGCCAAAGACTATTATACTGAACTGTTGGCAGAGTTGGAAGAAAACGTTAAGAATAATGAGGGATTTCTACCTAAAGCAAGAACAAGAATTTTTTGGGAAGGAATGCCTATTTGGGGCAAGTTGCGAATGTTGAGTGATTTGTTCACGTCAAATGGTGCAGCTGTTGTTGCTTCAACGTATTGCAGCAGTTGGGTTTTTGACAAGTTTGACGAAAATGATCCTTGGAATTCAACCGCAAGAGCTTACACCGAAATTTTTATTAATCGTGGTGAAAAAGCCAAAATGAGAATGTTGAGTGACTGGTTTAAGGAATATCGCATTGATGGAATTATTTATCACGATTCTAAAACTTGCTTTAATAATTCAAACGCCAAGTTTGGTATGCCGCAGAGGTTAAAAGATATAACCGGAGTACCTGCTCTGGTAATAGAAGGAGATTTGTGTGATTTGAGGTTTTTTAGTGAAGGACAGAGCATTACCAAAATTGAAACCTTTTTAGAACAATTAGAAGAAAATATTGTGTTAAAATGA